In Desulfobotulus mexicanus, one DNA window encodes the following:
- a CDS encoding helix-turn-helix domain-containing protein — MKKQDARKLDHKTREAIRIRAVQQIESGESPEVIARALGYHRSAIYQWIAKYRKGGLDALKTKP; from the coding sequence ATGAAAAAACAAGACGCTAGAAAACTCGATCATAAGACCCGTGAGGCTATCCGTATACGCGCTGTCCAGCAGATCGAATCGGGTGAAAGCCCAGAGGTTATCGCCAGGGCTCTGGGTTACCATCGATCCGCAATTTACCAGTGGATAGCCAAATACCGCAAAGGCGGCCTTGACGCTTTAAAGACGAAACC